Within the Sulfurospirillum barnesii SES-3 genome, the region CTTACGAGGGTAAAAAAGAGAAAAAACGCAATGCCTATCCATAGATTATAAGCATATCCCACCCACGCCCCAACACCAAAAGGTGTGAGGGTTAAGAGCCCGTATAACGTCACTTGAAGTACCTTGCACCAAAATCCGTGAATTTTAGGAACAAGCTCAATACGAGGGGGAAGATGTTCCATGTTTATTTAAGATTTGTAAAGTTGACAGGAAAGTCAAATTCACACCCACGAATCGCAGCAATCGCCTCTTGCAAATCATCAATGCTCTTACCCTCAACCCTAACCACATCACCACGAATAGAGGCTTGAACTTTAAGTTTAAGCTCTTTAATCTCTTTGACAATTTTTTTGGCATCATCGCTGGAAATCGCATCAACAATACTCACCGTTACTTTTACTTTTGAACCACCTGCTGGTTCACGTTTAAGCTCTTTAAGTGCCTTACCTGAAATACCTCGCTTAATTGCCTCAGAGACCAATGCATCAACCATTGCATCTGCTTTTGTATCTGTTGTGGTCACCAAGGTAACCGTTTTCGCTTTTTCATTGTGGTCAAACTCACACGCAATGCCTTTAAAATCCCAACGATTGGTAATGACTTTTTTAGCTTGCTCGTACGCATCTTTAAACTTTTGCTTATCAATCTCTGCACTAATGTCAAAACTATGCTCTTTTGCCATACTCTCTCCTTATTGTCTTAAAAAATCTTTGATATTTTCACCCACCAAACGAATGAGCTCACGCCTTGCCTCCACACTCGCCCATGCAATATGCGGGGTGAGTATTAAGCGCTCTTTGTGCTTTACATGTAAGAGTGGATGATTTGCTTGCATCGGCTCTTTTTCTAGGACATCAAGCCCTACAAAAAGCTCTTTTTCATCAAGAATATTTGCTACATCAGCTTCATGTACAATGCCTCCACGTCCAACATTCACAAGAATCGCACCTTTTTTCATCAAAAGCAATTGTTCTTTGGCAATAAGATACTGTGTTTTTTCATTTAAGGGCGCATGGATAGTGACAATATCACACGTTTGCAGCATGTCTCTTAGGGAAATTTGCTGATACGCAGTATCTTTATTCGCTCCGCTGGTGGAATAATAAACCACTTCAGCGCCAAAAGCCGTAGCAATTTTAGCCACCTCTTTGCCAATATTTCCCAGTCCAATAATCCCCCAACGCTTCTTTTTGATTTCACAAAAAGGTTCTTGCAAATGGGTAAAAATAGAGCTATTGACCCATGCACCTGATTGTACATAGGCATCATAATAGGCCGCTTTTCCTAAAAGATTTAGCACTAACATAAACGTCGTTTGTGCTACAGATGCACTAGAATACCCTGCCACATTCTTAACCACAATGCCTTTATGGTTGGCATACGCTAAATCAACATTGTTCATGCCTGTTGCGGTAATGCAAATTAAGCCTAAATTAGGGCACGCATCCATCACTTCTTTGTCGATTAACACCTTATTGCTTAAAACAATTTTGGCATCCCCAATATGCTCAATTCTTTCATGAAGTGCTGTTGTATCAAAAGCCTCAAAGGTTCCAAATTGTTTAAAAAGACTTAAATCCGCATCATCACCCAATGTTTTTGCATCTAAACAAACGATTTTCATGTCTTAATCCTTGATGCGATGTGCCACAAATTTTGAGAAATTTTCCATGATAAGCCCACCTCGCCTAAACCCTAAGCCACATCCCTCATACGCAAAGAAGACGCCTGCTTGATAGGAGCGACCCTCACTGTCTTTTGGAAGTTCTACATAAGCTTGATAAATAGGCTTAAAATTACCGTATTCACCTTCGGTTTGTTCGATAACAGACATATCACGCTCATAAATAACCGTGTTAGCCCCTTCCCTTCCAAACGCTCTTTTTTCAACTTGTTTTTGACCTTTTAGAGGTTCAAACGAGGTTTCTAACAACAAGGGATGGTTTGGAAACATATCCCATAACACTTTCATAAAGGCTTTGCTTTGAAAGAGTAGGGTATAGGCAGGGTTGAGGATGATGGCTTTTTGTTCACGTACTATCTCATCCAATAAAAGTGCTAAATCACCCTCTTCAATGGCAATATTTTCCCAAGGAATGAGTTTAAACCAATACTCAAAATTTTCATCGCCCTTAAACACGCCCTCTTGATTAAATCCTACTTCATCCACATAGGCAAAATCGGTGTGAAAACCCGCTTCATTGGCGGCACTTTGAAGCAAACGCGTGGTATTCTCATCTTCAATATTCCCACGAATAGAGGAGAATAAAATCTTCCATCCCTCATAGTAGTGTGAAAAATCTTCTGTATCACCACCTAAGACCACCAGACGTTTAAAATTCTCTTTTAAAGCTTCAAAAACAGTGTTAAACTGTTTGGCTTCATCCATGCCATTGGCTTTAAGCATCGCCCATTGAATAATGGCTGTTTCATACAAAGACGTTGGTGTATCGGCATTAAACTCCATCAGTTTAATTGGCTTACCATCAATGCCTCCTGCAAAATCAAACCGCCCATACAAATGCCAATGCACATCATTTTCCCATGAATTTTTAATCAATTCAACCAAATTAAACGGGATATTAAGCTCATGAAAGAGATTGTTATCAATGACATATTGACCTGCCTGCGCAAACATATCATAAAGTTCATTCGCTGCTTCATAATAGGCTTCTACCTCTTCGTTGCTAACCAAAACTAACTCATCGGCAACGTAGGATGTGTTATCGTTGTCCGTGTGCCAATAAAAGCCAATAGATTCTAAAAATTCTTTGGTTAATGGCTTAATTTTTTCTACATGTAACATGATCACCCTCCTGAACTTTTAGGTACGCTTGATGTGGTTGCTGAGGATGAGGTGGTGCTTCCTGATTTGGAGCCAAAAAAGCCACTATTTTTAGTCGCACTGCTTGTAGTTGAGCTTGACATCGGTTTGTTAAAACTGCTTGTGCTTCTGCTATACGCTTGAGGGCTTTTATAATTGGCAGCTCTTTGATTTTGGTAGTTTTGGTTATTAAAAAGTTTATTACCAATCCAACTTCCAATCATCGCACCTGCAATGCTTGAGAGTAAAATACCTCCTAGACCCATATGTCCTGAGCTTAGCTCAGGGTTGGTCAACGCTGAGGTGTTGTTATCAATTTTAGCCGCTTCTTCTTTAACTAACGCATCAATTTCTGTTTGTGATAAAATACGCTCACTCCCATCTTTACTTCGTACAATGACACGGGTAGTAGAGCTAGGGTACTCCTCAGCAATTTTATACTCTCCTGGGGCTATTTCATCAACAATGACCAAGGCACCTTGTGTTTGTGCAGCTTCGGCTAAGACATTTTTATCTTCTTTTTGCTCACACCCTTGCATGGAAGCAATAACCATTACACCAATACCACCTGCAATCATATAATCTGAAATTTTACGAATATACTTCATTTTATGAATCTCCTAATATCTCTTTGAGTTTTTTACCTTTCTTAATAAATAACGTACCATTTTTGTCCATAACATTATTTAATTGGGATGCTTTTTTACTAAGAGTATCACTAATGTGTTGTTTCTCTTTTTTTGAAAAGCCTTTTTCTTTTAAATAGCTTCTCAAATCTCTCCAGTCACTATAGGTTTCAAAACAAACACTGGTTTCTTGATATATTTCCTCTTCTTCTAAAACATCTGCTTCTTCAAAGGGATGTACCACAGGGGGTGTTGGTATAGGTGTGTTTTGAAAGGAAGAGGGTGGCACAGGAGTTTCTGTTTGTGTAATTTGTCGATTTGCCAAAGAGAGTATGGCCTTGAGTTGCTCATCCCGCTCTTTATAAATCATTTCAATTTTCTCTTTTGATTCAATGAGCATTCTCTCTTTATCGGCAATGAGTCGCTCTTTATCGGCTTCTAATTTTTCGTTTTTATGCTTCATCTCTTCTAGTTGTGTTTTAAGAAGCTCAATATAGGCATTGTGCTCAGCGCTGGTATCATTTCTGCGCAGAGGAGCACTCTCTTTGAGAGAAGTTTTTGTTAACACAATATACTTCACCCCATCTTCAACGACACTTTGCAAAGAACCTCGTCGTAAACGATTGTAAATTGCCTCTTTACTAACACCCAAAAGTTTTGCCGCTTCTATAACCGTGAGTTTTTTATCCATTGTGTAACCTTTATGCTAACAAAAGAGATCTATTTGTTCTTAATGTTATCATAGCTTTGATTAGTTTATTTTGAGAGAGTGAAAATAAGGGAAATAAAGAGAGCCAAGAAGCTAACTTCTTGGCCGTGTGTGTTAGAGTCTTGACTCGTAACGGCGAAGCATATAAAGTTTTTTCAACTGTTTTTTGCGAGCGCTAATTTTATCTTTTTTGCGTTTTTCGGTTGCTGTTTCATAGAAACGTCTTGCACGCACTTCAGTTACAACTAGGTTACGATCAACTTGTTTTTTAAACTTTCTATACGCTTCGTCAAACGATTCGTTAGGATGTAATTTAATTCCTGGCATACTCTATCCACCACCTTTCTGATGAATTTGAAGTGGCATTGTATCAAAGAGCTTTTACATGTAAGCTTAAAATAGTGTAAAATGTATATTTTGACGATAAAAATATATTTTATATTGACTTCATACGTCAATATTTGTATACTTACATAAAAATGACAAAAAGGTGACAATTTTATGAATATTGCGCTTTTAAAAAATCAAAACAGAATAACGCCTGTTACGACACAACAAAAACAGATTTTAAAATATGCCCACCATCATAGTATGAGTGTTGATTCCACAGAAATTGAAAATTCTGAGTTTAGTTTTAGCCTAGAAGAGAGAAGAGAATTTCGAGGGTTTTTACGCTCTTTAAATGAAAATGATCATTTGATTATTTTTGATTTGCATACATTTTCAGAAAATACGATGGAGCTTATTAAGATTTTTGAATGTTTACTCAAGCGTTCTATTTCCGTTCATATTGCAGATATTAATGCGTGCATTCACGTTAAAAGTGAACCAGTGGCTTTGCTTGAACTTTTACTTAGACATCAAGAATTTCAACAAAATGATATGAAAGAGAAAAAAAATGGACGTCCAAAAGGGCGCATTTCAAAATCAAAATTTGATGTTCACCGCTCTTTAATTATTGAATTGCTTGAAGCCAAAGAGCCTATTACGCAAATTGCAAAAACATTGCATGTTAGTCGAACATCACTCAAAGATTATGTCAATTCACGGGGCTTAAAAGAACTTGTCAAAGCCAAGGTTTCTCTCTTAAAAACGCATAATGAAAAACTCTTTATGCCTAAACACACACATGAAAAAGAGTGTTCACTCAGTCAAATACTATCTGATTAAAGGAATTCATATGAATCAATCTGTCACTACGACCTTGTATAGGCAAAAACGCTATATTGTCTTTGGTATTATCACGCTTATTGCCCTTACTTTGCCATTTATTACCATAGATGGGAATCATTTTTTTCTATTGAGTTTTGATAGAAAGCAACTCCACCTTTTGTTTACCACCTTTGATATGCAAGAGCTTTATTTGATGCCGTTTGTTTTGATGTTCTTTTTTTTAACCATTTTCTTTGTCACAACATTGGGTGGGCGAGTTTGGTGTGGATGGTCCTGTCCTCAAACCATTTTTAGGGTTATCTTTCGTGATTTTATTCAAACAAAATTATTGGGTATTCGAAAAAGTATTCAGAACAAACAGCAAGAACCTAAAGAAAACTCTGTCTTAAAACGGATTCTTGCTATTTTGATTTGGGGTATGTTAGCACTCATTGCGGCTTCGAATTTTTTATGGTATTTCATTCCCCCTGAAGATTTTTTTGCCTATGTGCAAGATCCACTTGAACACACAGTGTTATATGGATTTCTTTTAGGGATTACTGCCTTTTTAATTTATGATGTGGTGGCACTAAAAGAGAATTTTTGTGTCTACATTTGCCCTTATTCTCGTATTCAGTCTGCCCTTTTTGATGAACATACAATTCAAACCATTTACAATGAAAAACGCGGTGGGCAAATTTACAATGCACAAGGGACAAAGCTCAGCAATAAACCACCACTTGAGAGTGATGATTGTACAGGGTGTGAAGCCTGTGTAAGGGTGTGTCCTACGCATATTGATATTCGAAAAGGTATGCAATTGGAGTGTATTAACTGTCTTGAGTGTGCGGATGCATGTACGCCAATTATGGCTAAACTGGGTAAAACGTCTTTGATTACATGGACCAGTTCGATTGAAGTTGAAAAAAACAAAAAAACAAACTATTTACGTTTTAGAACCATTGCATACATGGTTGCTTTGAGTTTGGTTTTGGTTGGACTTTTTGTTATGGGAAGCAAAAAAGAGTATATGCTTTTAAATATTAACAGAACCAGTCAACTCTATAAAATGAGTTCAAACAATCAAAGCGTTGAAAATGTTTATACCTTCTTATTTCAAAATACTGAAGCAAAAGACCACTCTTATTATTTTGAGCTTTCGCATCCTGAGTTAAAAATTGAAAAGCCAACAGAGCCATTTTTATTAAAAGCAGGAGAGAAAATCAAAAAAATTGTCATTATTTCTGCACCAGCCAAGGTTTTTAAGGAAGAAAATGAGAATCTTCCAGTTATCGTTAAAGCCTTTGCGTTAGAGGATAAAGAGAAAATTACTGTAGAGAGAAAGACTATTTTTATCTATCCTAAAAAGAGTGAAGTTCAACCCTAAGAATAAAGCGGATTTGATGTAAGGTCAAATCCGCTTTTACATGTAAAGAGTTAGGTTCTAAATTCAGAGAGCTTGAGATTGAGCATTTCGGTCATTTTGCTTAAGTGCTCAGCCGCACCTGCTATTTCTTCAACACTTCTAGCATTCTGCGCAGAAATATCGTTAATCTGAGCTACATCATTGATCATTAATTCAATGTCCGCCCCAGTGTTGAGATAATTTTCAGCGGTTTTATCGGAGACCTTTGTGGCATTATTCATCACATTAAACATATTGCCAATTTTATTTTCAACCCCTGTGGCTGTTGTGGCTAAAGATTCAACCTTCTTAGAATTAGAACTCATCTGCTCTGAACTATCCATAATGGCTTGAACAATAACGTTAATCGTAGCATTGATTTCTTGAAGGCTTTTTTGTGTTCGCTCTGCTAGTTTTCGTACTTCATCGGCGACAACAGCAAAGCCCCGACCATGCTCACCTGCACGTGCTGCTTCAATGGCAGCATTCAAAGCTAAAAGGTTGGTTTGATCGGCAATATCACCAATAACAACTAAAATATCTTTGACCTGTGAAGCATCTGAGCTTAACTGTTGAATTTTATGGGCAAGCTCAATTTCTGTAGCCGCACTGGTTTGAATTTCACGAGTCAGTTCTAAAATGGCCGTGTTGGCTTCTTTAAGGAATTGATTGGCTTTGAGTAACTCTTCTTTTCCTGCCTTTGCCTCAGTAATGCCTGTGCTCATCTCTTGTTTGAGGGTTTGTGCTCGTGTGGTTGTGTTTCCAACAATTTGCATGGATGTTTCTACAGAACGTCCTACTTCAAGAGAGGTTGAAGAGAGTTCATGAGAAATAGAAGAGTTTTCATTGGAAAGATTTTTTGCCTCACTGATAAGAATGCGTACCTTTTCAATAAAGCGATTAATGCTTTTACTGGCAAGCGCAATTTCATCATTTCCAATGACTTCTAATGTTCGAGTTAAATCTCCATCTCCACTGGAAAGATTATCCGCACGCATAATAAGTTCATTGAGAGGTTTAGAAATCGTACGGGTGATCATATACAACGTCACACCCAAACTGAGCAAAAGGAGCACAATGGAAATGCTTAGAAACGATTTTATTTGCGAAGCGGTGTTCTTATCTATGTTTGTTTGTAGCTTTTGGACTTCTTTTTGAACATTATCGACATAAATGCCTGTACCTAGCATCCAATTAAAGGGCTCAAAAGGGATAGCATACGCATATTTTAAAAAGGGTTCGCCATCTTTGACTTTTGGAAAGTAGTATTTTACAAGACCTCCCCCTTTTTTTGCAATCTCTAACATTTCCTTAACAAAAAAGACACCGTTCGTGTCTTTAAGCCCACTGAGATTTTTACCTTCTAGGGATTTGTTGGTTGGTAAAAGAACATTAGTGCCATCAGGGTCGTACACAAAGATATAGCCACTTTTATCATTAAAAAAACGTAGTACATCCAGTTTTGATAAAATGGCTTTTTTAATTTCATCATCGCTTGCACCTTTCGCTTTTTGGTCTTTATAGATAGCGTGTGCGGTTTGTTGCATCATCTCCATAATGGTTTTTAGCTCATTCTCATGAAATGAAAATGCACTTGTTTCATACTCTTGAAGAAACATTGTGGCATTGTTTTTTGTGTTGCTATAGGAAATAACAATAACACTTGTTCCTAAGAGTATCAATGACAGAATGAGTAAGAGTATCATTCGTGTTGATATTTTCATACGATTGCTCCTTTTTTATTAGCTTTGTGAGTTTGTAACATTCTATCATAAAAAAAATTTGATAGTAAAAAAATACTTCAGGATAGAATTGTACTTTTGGGATGTAGTGGATTGAATGCTTTAAGCGAAGGGGTTTTATTTACGTCCTGAAAAAGGGGAAATAAGTGTGTCTCCCCCTTCTTTTACATGTAAAGAGTTAGGTTCTAAATTCAGAGAGCTTGAGATTGAGCATTTCGGTCATTTTGCTTAAGTGCTCAGCCGCACCTGCTATTTCTTCAACACTTCTAGCATTCTGCGCAGAAATATCGTTAATCTGAGCTACATCATTGATCATTAATTCAATGTCCGCCCCAGTGTTGAGATAATTTTCAGCGGTTTTATCGGAGACCTTTGTGGCATTATTCATCACATTAAACATATTGCCAATTTTATTTTCAACCCCTGTGGCTGTTGTGGCTAAAGATTCAACCTTCTTAGAATTAGAACTCATCTGCTCTGAACTATCCATAATGGCTTGAACAATAACGTTAATCGTAGCATTGATTTCTTGAAGGCTTTTTTGTGTTCGCTCTGCTAGTTTTCGTACTTCATCGGCGACAACAGCAAAGCCCCGACCATGCTCACCTGCACGTGCTGCTTCAATGGCAGCATTCAAAGCTAAAAGGTTGGTTTGATCGGCAATATCACCAATAACAACTAAAATATCTTTGACCTGTGAAGCATCTGAGCTTAACTGTTGAATTTTATGGGCAAGCTCAATTTCTGTAGCCGCACTGGTTTGAATTTCACGAGTCAGTTCTAAAATGGCCGTGTTGGCTTCTTTAAGGAATTGATTGGCTTTGAGTAACTCTTCTTTTCCTGCCTTTGCCTCAGTAATGCCTGTGCTCATCTTTTGTTTGAGGGTTTGTGCTCGTGTGGTTGTGTTTCCAACAATTTGCATGGATGTTTCTACAGAACGTCCTACTTCAAGAGAGGTTGAAGAGAGTTCATGAGAAATAGAAGAGTTTTCATTGGAAAGATTTTTTGCCTCACTGATAAGAATGCGTACCTTTTCAATAAAGCGATTAATGCTTTTACTGGCAAGCGCAATTTCATCATTTCCAATGACTTCTAATGTTCGAGTTAAATCTCCATCCCCACTGGAAAGATTATCTGCACGCATAATAAGTTCATTGAGAGGTTTAGAAATTGTACGGGTGATCATATACAACGTCACACCCAAACTGAGCAAAAGAAGCACAATGGAAATGCTTAGAAACGATTTTATTTGCGAAGCGGTGCTGTGTTGGATTTGTGTTTGAAGTTTTCCCACTTCCATCTCAACCGTATCGACATAAATACCTGTCCCAATCATCCAATTAAAGGGTTCAAAAGAGACGGCATAAGAGAATTTTGGTAAAGGTTTTCCCTCTTTTACTTTTGGAAAATGGTATTTGACTAAACCACCACCTTTTTTGGCGACATCAATCAACTCTTTAATCAAAAAAACGCCGTTACTGTCTTTGAGACCTATAAGATTTTGACCTTGAAGTGCCCGATTGGTTGCTGTTAAAATATTTGTACCCGCATAGTCATACACAAAGATATAGCCGCTTTTATCATCAAAAAATTGTAAGACATCTAGTTTTGATAAAATGGCTTTTTTAATTTCATCATCACTGAAACCTTTAGCTTTTTGGTCTTTATAGATAGCGTGTGCAGTTTGGTGAACGATTTCCATGATAGTTTTTAGCTCATTTTCATAAAACGAATAAGAACTTTTTTCATAATCAGCAATAAAAGAGTTTGCATTCTCATTGGTGTTACTATAGGAGACACTAATGATGCTTATGGATAAAAGCAATAATGACAATACAAGTAATACGAGAATTCGTGTTGAAATCTTCATCTTTTTTCACCTTTTTGTGGTAGTTTTTGGCTTAAGATGGCTATTCTAGCATAAAAAAATTATTCATGAAAAATAAAAAGCGCTACAATGGCAGGCAAATTCTAAAGGAGAAGAAATGAAGCAGTATGTTACATTACTTCACTCCCATGCAACGCTTAGACGCTTGAGTTTAATACAGCTTATTTGTTATTTTGGCGCATGGTTTAGTCATATGGCTATTTTTACACTTTTAATTGAGTTGGGAGCGCCTGTGTGGGCACTGAGCACAGCAGCTGCATTTACGTTTTTGCCCTCAATGCTTTTAGCTCCTTTTAGTGGAGCGATTATTGACAAGGTCAATACCAAACGCTTTATGCTTTTTCTTACGGCTATTGAGATTGTAACTGTTTTTTGGCTCATGTTTATTCACTCTTTAGATGCGCTGTGGATTTTATTGGGGCTTATTTTTGTACGTATGGGTACAGGGAGTATTTATTTTCAAACCGAAATGTCACTGTTGCCAAAACTTTTAAATAATAATGAATTGAAACTCGCCAATGAAATTCACTCAATTATTTGGTCGATTTCTTATGCCTTTGGAATGGCAGTGGGAGGATTTTACATTCATTACTTTGGAACGACCAGTGCATTTATGGCCGATATGGTTCTTTATGGAATTGGATTTTATTTGCTTTTAGGACTTGAGATTCCTTCTTTAGAGAACAAATATGCTTTACATGTAAAAGAGATGATTGTGGGTGGTTTTGTTTATTTAAGGGAACATCCAAAAATTATACATCTTATTTTATTGCATGCCAGTGTAGGACTTAGTGCATACGATGCGCTGATTGCTCTTTTGGCAGATTATCAATACAAACACCTCCTTTCTGTCCCCTTAGTTATTGGTTTTATCAATGCCACACGAGCACTCTCTTTGGTATTGGGGCAGTTTTTTTTAAGTCGTTATATTAATTCAAGAAGCCTTTTTTACATTTTTGTGGCACAAGGGGTTAGTATTATGATTTGGGCACTCTTTCAGTATAACTTTTATCTGAGTTTTATAGGAATTTTATTGTGCGGGCTTTTTACCACAACCTTATGGTCGTACACCTATACCCTCTTGCAGTATGAAACCGATGAAGCATTTTATGGCAGAGTCATTGCGTATAATGATATGGTTTTTATGGGAGTCAGTACATTGGTTTCTTTTGCTATTGGTGCTTTCTTTGAGTGGGGTATGCCTTTGTCTATTATTACCTCTCTTTTAGGTGCAGGTTTTATCTTTTTTGCATTTTATTGGAAATGGGTGCAAAAAATTCACGACTGATTCACAATTTTACATTAAAATGCTCACATTATTATTAAGGAGTTCCAGATGAAAATCTTAAAAACCGTTTTACTCTGTGTAGGATTGCTGGTAAGTGGTATGACAAGTGCCCATGCAATGGGCGATAGAGAAAGAGGTGCTCTTATTGGTGCAGGAGCGGTTCTCTTGTTACCCTCTTTAATTGAAGGTGCTGGAAATCTTTTTGGTGGAACACCACAGAGAAATTATACAACAACCCATTATGTGGAAGAACCTCGTCCTAGAGTGGTTTATACAGAGCCTTATGTACGAGAAAGAGTGATTATTATTGACAATACACCTCGTCATCGTTATGAGTCTCCAAGGTATGAGAGAGATCGCTCTTATTATCATAGCTATGATCGAGATCGTTACTACCGATAATTTCTGCACCTTTACCCAAAAGTAGCGCTTAGTGCGCTACTTTTTTTAAAATAACAATGCGTTTTCCATCCGTTTTAAGAGAGATTAAGCCACATTTTTTTGCCAATAATTCCATGGTTTTAGGCGTGTAAAAAAGAATATGTGTTGGGTCTCTTCGGTACCACCATTGTAAAAAATGCGCTTCATCGTTGCTGTGAAAGAGTGTCATTAAGGCAATAATACCATTGGGTTTAAGATGCTGGCTCAAGAGAGATAAAGTTTCTAGCGGATTGTCTAAGTGCTCAAAAACTTCTGTAGACGTAATAAAATCATACTCTTTTCCTTCATAGCATTTTTGAGGTTGGTAAAATTTATCATAACAATCCACATTGACCTCTCTTCTTTGGAGAAGATAACTTAAAACAGGGCTAGGCCCTGAGCCAAAGTCAAGCGATTCTTTTTTACATGTAAGTTCATCCCAAAAAAAATTCAAAAAATTTTCAAACATAGTCACATATCCTTCATTTTCGAGACTATTGTTATGATTATCATACAAAGCATGTTCTTTTTCTAGGCAGAGTTGGTAGTGTGGATCAAGCCAAATAGCATCGCAATGAGGACAGATATAAAAAACTTTTTTTAAAGCCCTGTCTTCAATGCTTCTCATGTGTGAGTCACAAATTTTACAAATCATCATTTTATTCACTTTTTTCTCTTTTAAGTAAATATTTTTTTACTAATTAAGTCATTTTATAAAAAAATATGGCTATTATAACGCTAAACTCACAAGAAAGCGACAGTAACAATGCGTTATATTGCCAGTATCCTTTTTTTCATCTTCGCTTTGGTATTGCTTGGTTACGTTGTATCCCATAAAAAATTTGAGGGCGATGTGATTCGTCTAGGCATGAGTGGGCCTTTTAGTGGAGGCTT harbors:
- a CDS encoding methyl-accepting chemotaxis protein; its protein translation is MKISTRILVLLVLSLLLLSISIISVSYSNTNENANSFIADYEKSSYSFYENELKTIMEIVHQTAHAIYKDQKAKGFSDDEIKKAILSKLDVLQFFDDKSGYIFVYDYAGTNILTATNRALQGQNLIGLKDSNGVFLIKELIDVAKKGGGLVKYHFPKVKEGKPLPKFSYAVSFEPFNWMIGTGIYVDTVEMEVGKLQTQIQHSTASQIKSFLSISIVLLLLSLGVTLYMITRTISKPLNELIMRADNLSSGDGDLTRTLEVIGNDEIALASKSINRFIEKVRILISEAKNLSNENSSISHELSSTSLEVGRSVETSMQIVGNTTTRAQTLKQKMSTGITEAKAGKEELLKANQFLKEANTAILELTREIQTSAATEIELAHKIQQLSSDASQVKDILVVIGDIADQTNLLALNAAIEAARAGEHGRGFAVVADEVRKLAERTQKSLQEINATINVIVQAIMDSSEQMSSNSKKVESLATTATGVENKIGNMFNVMNNATKVSDKTAENYLNTGADIELMINDVAQINDISAQNARSVEEIAGAAEHLSKMTEMLNLKLSEFRT
- a CDS encoding MFS transporter — its product is MKQYVTLLHSHATLRRLSLIQLICYFGAWFSHMAIFTLLIELGAPVWALSTAAAFTFLPSMLLAPFSGAIIDKVNTKRFMLFLTAIEIVTVFWLMFIHSLDALWILLGLIFVRMGTGSIYFQTEMSLLPKLLNNNELKLANEIHSIIWSISYAFGMAVGGFYIHYFGTTSAFMADMVLYGIGFYLLLGLEIPSLENKYALHVKEMIVGGFVYLREHPKIIHLILLHASVGLSAYDALIALLADYQYKHLLSVPLVIGFINATRALSLVLGQFFLSRYINSRSLFYIFVAQGVSIMIWALFQYNFYLSFIGILLCGLFTTTLWSYTYTLLQYETDEAFYGRVIAYNDMVFMGVSTLVSFAIGAFFEWGMPLSIITSLLGAGFIFFAFYWKWVQKIHD
- a CDS encoding class I SAM-dependent methyltransferase — protein: MMICKICDSHMRSIEDRALKKVFYICPHCDAIWLDPHYQLCLEKEHALYDNHNNSLENEGYVTMFENFLNFFWDELTCKKESLDFGSGPSPVLSYLLQRREVNVDCYDKFYQPQKCYEGKEYDFITSTEVFEHLDNPLETLSLLSQHLKPNGIIALMTLFHSNDEAHFLQWWYRRDPTHILFYTPKTMELLAKKCGLISLKTDGKRIVILKKVAH